In the genome of Candidatus Hinthialibacter antarcticus, one region contains:
- the gatC gene encoding Asp-tRNA(Asn)/Glu-tRNA(Gln) amidotransferase subunit GatC — MSISSDELKHIALLSRLELTDDEAELYTQHIGEVLDYVEKLNELDVTGVEATSHAVPMQNIMRDDVIEPGLEIDESLKNAAEKEERYFRVPRVTE; from the coding sequence ATGAGTATTTCAAGCGACGAATTAAAACACATCGCGCTTCTAAGCCGCTTAGAACTAACGGATGATGAAGCCGAATTGTATACCCAGCATATTGGCGAAGTTCTCGACTATGTCGAAAAATTAAACGAACTCGACGTCACCGGCGTCGAGGCGACTTCGCACGCTGTCCCCATGCAAAACATAATGCGCGATGACGTTATCGAACCGGGGCTAGAGATTGATGAGTCGTTGAAAAATGCGGCGGAAAAAGAAGAACGCTATTTCCGCGTTCCGCGAGTGACGGAATAG
- the amaP gene encoding alkaline shock response membrane anchor protein AmaP has product MKSFVYSTAAVVFFFMAALGLFLTAWDPEFLLMLSIGIVNSLGNGWGVALGLFVSFSFFALGFYLFSAAIGFEPRLRQHIILSQESGPIGISIDAIEDFIKRKSRTIEGIRELQVQAEMIDGSLQVDLKLVLELNKNIPDFMREFQQRLNRDLSETLGISNVKDVNILIHKIIPRESSNDPILLVPNASGDAKKPTETEEQKKPQLPPTADA; this is encoded by the coding sequence ATGAAATCGTTTGTTTATTCCACAGCGGCCGTTGTGTTTTTTTTCATGGCTGCGCTGGGACTGTTTCTGACCGCATGGGACCCGGAATTTTTACTCATGCTGTCGATTGGCATCGTGAATTCCTTAGGCAATGGCTGGGGCGTTGCGCTGGGATTGTTTGTTAGTTTTTCGTTTTTCGCTTTGGGCTTCTACCTGTTCAGCGCAGCCATTGGCTTTGAGCCGCGCCTGCGTCAGCACATAATCTTGTCGCAAGAATCGGGGCCGATTGGCATCTCGATCGACGCCATCGAAGATTTTATCAAACGAAAAAGCCGCACCATCGAAGGCATCCGTGAACTGCAAGTGCAAGCGGAAATGATTGACGGCAGCCTGCAAGTCGATCTTAAACTGGTTTTAGAATTGAATAAAAATATTCCTGATTTCATGCGTGAATTTCAACAACGGTTAAACCGCGATCTGAGCGAAACCCTGGGAATCTCTAACGTAAAAGACGTGAACATCCTCATTCATAAAATTATCCCGCGCGAGTCGTCGAACGATCCAATTCTATTGGTGCCCAACGCATCGGGAGACGCCAAGAAACCGACGGAGACTGAAGAGCAGAAAAAACCGCAATTGCCTCCCACGGCGGATGCGTGA
- a CDS encoding Asp23/Gls24 family envelope stress response protein — protein sequence MIGFFDTELGRVQISPTVVRRFVIREVEKTPIFLFPGTKPGEDVSRKALEKSIRINFVEGNVEITLTLSVEFGARIIKEARELQGRISRAIHLGAGLKAKHVAVNVESVFERKELGEPLLIEHETVGADAVNQ from the coding sequence ATGATTGGCTTTTTTGATACAGAACTTGGGCGGGTCCAAATCTCGCCAACTGTCGTCCGCCGCTTTGTCATCCGCGAAGTGGAAAAAACGCCTATTTTTCTTTTCCCTGGGACAAAACCCGGCGAAGACGTCAGCCGTAAAGCCTTGGAAAAGAGCATCCGCATCAATTTCGTTGAAGGCAATGTTGAAATCACCCTGACGCTCTCCGTTGAATTCGGTGCGCGCATCATCAAAGAAGCGCGTGAACTGCAAGGCCGCATTTCGCGCGCCATCCACCTTGGCGCTGGACTCAAAGCAAAGCACGTCGCCGTCAATGTTGAATCTGTCTTTGAACGCAAAGAACTAGGCGAGCCGCTGCTGATTGAACATGAAACCGTCGGCGCCGATGCGGTAAACCAGTAA
- a CDS encoding glycosyltransferase family 87 protein: MNRFGLRSLGWLLCIIGFAAYVQHQMINTVFVESRNDFKHLYIAGYLAWHGGDMYDSEMMFRSANLLLSDDPNTPVAINPFVYPPFFALTLAPMTFLPYDAAWYLFNLFSHVAYLASLALLVRCFRKDPEPETIWWGLLLIFSAAFFPLQRSFWAGQMNTYLLLCLSASAYALHRNKEIQAGFWLGLGAAIKVSPAFLLLFLLYKRKWKGFIAGMILVSASVVVSIAMLGWEVHAEFIHETRQMSYGSSTWANVGQGAQFHIEPHNQAPSAVWYRFLTQSNKSIGIMDAPALAKTMSYLTALLIVSALIMVTRPRRDETQLWEFSLWGVAMLLLPSLMWDHYLVQAMLAFALALRIVFAGRARLIWLLAIAVWLCMVPYNYWLESRSVGWGVFFAAPKLYGLLCLSLFLLVNPFRVEDDDATSDN, from the coding sequence ATGAACCGCTTTGGCTTACGTTCGCTGGGATGGTTGTTGTGCATCATTGGTTTTGCCGCCTATGTGCAGCACCAAATGATCAACACCGTCTTTGTCGAATCGCGCAACGATTTTAAACATCTCTATATCGCGGGCTACCTCGCCTGGCACGGCGGCGATATGTATGACTCTGAAATGATGTTTCGTTCCGCGAACCTCCTATTGAGCGACGACCCCAACACCCCGGTCGCGATCAATCCATTTGTATACCCGCCGTTTTTTGCGCTGACGTTGGCGCCTATGACGTTTTTGCCCTATGACGCAGCGTGGTATCTGTTCAACCTATTCAGCCACGTCGCCTATCTCGCATCGCTTGCTTTGCTGGTTCGATGTTTTCGCAAAGACCCCGAACCGGAAACCATCTGGTGGGGGCTGCTGCTGATCTTTTCCGCAGCGTTTTTCCCATTACAGCGCTCGTTTTGGGCGGGGCAGATGAACACCTATCTGCTGTTATGCCTGTCGGCCTCTGCCTATGCGCTGCATCGCAATAAAGAAATCCAAGCGGGATTCTGGTTGGGATTAGGCGCTGCGATTAAGGTTTCGCCTGCTTTTTTGCTGCTCTTTTTATTATATAAGAGGAAGTGGAAGGGCTTTATCGCGGGGATGATTTTGGTTAGCGCCAGCGTGGTTGTTTCGATTGCGATGTTGGGCTGGGAAGTCCACGCCGAATTTATCCACGAAACCCGGCAGATGAGTTACGGCTCATCGACGTGGGCCAATGTGGGGCAGGGCGCACAGTTCCATATCGAGCCTCATAACCAAGCGCCCTCTGCGGTGTGGTATCGTTTTCTCACGCAAAGCAATAAATCCATCGGTATTATGGATGCGCCCGCCTTGGCGAAAACCATGTCGTACCTGACGGCGCTGTTGATTGTATCGGCCTTAATTATGGTCACGCGGCCTCGGCGAGACGAGACCCAATTGTGGGAATTCTCTCTTTGGGGCGTCGCGATGCTGCTGTTGCCAAGCCTGATGTGGGACCATTATTTGGTGCAAGCCATGCTGGCTTTTGCGCTGGCGCTCCGCATCGTATTTGCAGGCCGCGCGCGTTTGATTTGGCTTTTAGCGATTGCGGTCTGGTTGTGTATGGTCCCTTATAACTATTGGCTGGAGTCGCGCTCTGTCGGCTGGGGCGTCTTTTTTGCCGCGCCGAAGTTGTATGGGTTGCTGTGTCTCTCGTTGTTTCTTCTTGTGAATCCGTTTCGTGTTGAAGACGATGACGCAACGTCTGACAACTGA
- a CDS encoding protein-L-isoaspartate(D-aspartate) O-methyltransferase — translation MKRYELRLIDMLQNQITARGMTTPAILEAMQRAPRHLFVPDELRHAAYEDHPLNLPADRSTISQPYMVAYMADALACEPQHRVLEIGAGSGYQAAVLSYLCAQVYTVERYENLVQNAIQSIQSVQRDNVNFKIGDGLQGWPEHAPFDRIIVTAAAKKPPRALAEQLTMGGLMLIPLGDSQIQTLTRIQRTEDGYKAEALIPCVFVPLVSDQGDLTEIENHDWIEIVE, via the coding sequence ATGAAACGCTACGAACTCAGATTGATTGACATGCTGCAAAACCAGATCACCGCGCGGGGCATGACCACGCCCGCTATTCTGGAAGCGATGCAGCGCGCGCCCCGACATTTATTTGTGCCGGACGAACTGCGCCATGCGGCCTATGAAGACCATCCGCTCAATCTGCCCGCCGACCGCTCCACCATTTCTCAACCCTACATGGTCGCGTATATGGCCGATGCGCTCGCGTGTGAGCCACAACACCGCGTGCTCGAAATTGGCGCGGGGTCGGGGTATCAGGCGGCGGTGTTGTCCTATTTATGCGCCCAGGTCTATACCGTTGAACGCTATGAAAACCTGGTGCAAAACGCCATCCAGTCGATCCAATCGGTTCAGCGCGATAATGTCAATTTCAAAATAGGCGATGGGCTGCAAGGTTGGCCGGAACACGCGCCATTTGACCGCATCATCGTCACCGCCGCCGCAAAAAAACCGCCGCGCGCGCTCGCCGAACAATTAACGATGGGCGGCTTGATGTTGATCCCGCTGGGCGACTCGCAAATTCAAACCCTCACCCGCATTCAACGGACAGAGGACGGTTATAAAGCCGAAGCCTTGATCCCCTGCGTGTTTGTGCCGCTGGTTTCTGACCAAGGCGACCTGACCGAAATTGAAAATCATGACTGGATAGAGATTGTCGAATGA
- a CDS encoding SAM-dependent methyltransferase — MTMPISPTQLLFLRSIIDNAIAQQSGPLSIFVNKYNQSLIALFESESPDQDFHCSLPDGNSEFIPREITTDILFDLSDNASFISLDDGSKVVRLTLENNKVSRETLESNTQPLNTARWAVGKSTHLDPNQAAPLLKTIGLMTPDGDVKAPMRKKFKQVNHFIELMAPLLEKPASGGAYHIVDCGCGKSYLGFALVWYIRNVLKRKAAFLGIDISDNVIQQCRSRAQTLGLNEMRFQCASMREADWPKQVDLLTSLHACDTATDEALACGAARHAKRLVAVPCCQHELAEQIESAPHYPITRHGLFKQRFADMLTDMSRSLFLESRGYRVTVGEFVSVEESPKNLMLRAEKKSDSSSQRESEYDSFKSFYGIRPSIDSLYLEQKFALH, encoded by the coding sequence ATGACTATGCCAATATCGCCGACCCAACTCCTCTTTCTTCGCAGTATCATCGACAACGCCATTGCTCAGCAAAGCGGCCCCTTATCAATTTTCGTTAACAAATATAACCAATCGCTAATTGCATTGTTTGAATCAGAATCTCCTGACCAAGATTTTCATTGCTCGTTGCCTGATGGAAATTCTGAATTTATTCCGAGAGAAATTACCACTGACATTTTATTTGATCTCAGCGACAATGCTTCGTTTATTTCTTTAGATGATGGAAGCAAGGTCGTTCGTCTTACGCTAGAAAACAACAAAGTCAGCCGCGAAACGCTCGAATCAAATACGCAGCCGCTCAACACCGCGCGCTGGGCGGTGGGAAAATCAACTCACCTCGACCCCAACCAAGCGGCGCCGCTGTTGAAAACCATCGGCCTGATGACGCCCGACGGCGACGTGAAAGCGCCAATGCGCAAAAAATTCAAACAGGTTAATCATTTTATAGAACTCATGGCGCCCTTGCTTGAGAAGCCCGCTTCGGGAGGCGCTTACCACATCGTCGATTGCGGTTGTGGAAAATCGTACTTGGGATTTGCCCTGGTTTGGTATATCCGCAATGTGTTGAAACGCAAGGCGGCGTTTTTGGGCATCGACATATCAGACAACGTCATTCAACAGTGCCGCAGCCGCGCCCAAACGCTGGGCCTCAACGAAATGCGCTTTCAATGCGCTTCCATGCGCGAAGCCGATTGGCCTAAACAGGTTGATCTGCTCACCAGCCTGCACGCCTGCGACACCGCCACCGACGAAGCCCTCGCTTGCGGCGCCGCGCGTCATGCGAAACGGCTGGTCGCCGTGCCATGCTGTCAACATGAGTTAGCGGAGCAAATTGAATCGGCGCCCCACTACCCCATCACCCGGCATGGATTGTTCAAACAGCGCTTTGCAGACATGTTGACTGATATGTCGCGGTCGTTATTTTTAGAGTCGCGCGGCTATCGGGTTACGGTTGGTGAATTTGTTTCTGTCGAAGAATCCCCGAAAAATTTGATGTTGCGCGCTGAGAAAAAAAGCGACTCGTCCTCCCAGCGCGAAAGCGAGTATGATTCATTTAAATCATTTTATGGCATACGGCCGTCAATTGATTCGTTGTATCTGGAACAGAAATTTGCATTGCATTAA
- a CDS encoding DUF92 domain-containing protein encodes MTKPSETQRQWLHIAACSFALLLPWLNASGAFALAVTAFIHNILLLPRYAPSLFHRNERLTQGIGAYPLMVALLILIFPDRLHIVGCVWGILAFGDGFSNLVGRNLPLVSLPWNPEKSLGGMLAFTLMGTLAGFFFLWWIGPASTIEHLLIIAFIAALFSSLFESVPTPWDDNITVTVVAAVLTALCWPLNFSLYSDPTTLMWLGTAIALNIIIAVIAKMMNWVSGGGAIGGLIIGTLVLVMGGIDFFLLLISFFLLATLATRIGFHEKALMGGAQENQGRRGAKHAAANCAVPLLAAVLFGWFDGADAWLAIFYCGAVATALSDTVSSELGQLFGRNPFMPGSFQLATPGTPGAISIEGTLWGMGAAALFAGLACITQTVSLNALPAVMMGAWIGFFSESYITAKWKEEGIDVSNEWMNTLNTIIGGSVAVAIVFLTQT; translated from the coding sequence ATGACGAAACCTTCTGAAACGCAACGGCAATGGCTGCACATCGCGGCGTGTTCATTCGCTTTGTTGTTGCCCTGGCTCAACGCCTCCGGGGCGTTTGCGTTAGCGGTCACCGCGTTTATTCACAACATTCTTCTGTTGCCGCGTTACGCGCCGTCGCTGTTTCACCGCAACGAGAGGCTCACGCAAGGCATCGGCGCCTACCCGTTGATGGTAGCATTGTTGATTTTGATTTTCCCCGACCGCTTGCACATCGTAGGCTGCGTGTGGGGAATCCTCGCCTTCGGCGATGGTTTTTCTAACCTGGTCGGTCGCAATCTCCCTCTCGTTTCCTTGCCCTGGAACCCCGAGAAAAGCCTGGGTGGGATGTTGGCGTTTACTCTCATGGGAACGCTTGCCGGTTTTTTTTTCTTATGGTGGATCGGCCCGGCTTCCACGATAGAACATCTGTTGATCATCGCGTTTATCGCAGCGTTATTTTCTTCGCTGTTTGAAAGCGTACCTACGCCGTGGGACGATAACATCACCGTCACCGTCGTCGCCGCAGTTTTGACCGCGCTGTGTTGGCCGCTGAATTTTTCGCTCTATTCAGACCCAACCACTTTGATGTGGTTGGGAACAGCCATCGCATTGAACATCATCATCGCCGTCATCGCCAAAATGATGAACTGGGTGTCAGGCGGCGGCGCCATCGGCGGTTTGATTATTGGAACGCTGGTTCTGGTCATGGGCGGGATCGACTTTTTTCTGCTGCTAATTTCCTTCTTTCTTCTCGCGACGCTGGCGACGCGCATCGGCTTCCATGAAAAAGCCCTGATGGGCGGGGCGCAAGAAAACCAGGGCAGACGCGGCGCCAAACACGCCGCCGCCAATTGCGCGGTTCCCTTACTCGCGGCTGTTTTATTTGGATGGTTCGACGGCGCCGACGCCTGGTTGGCCATATTTTACTGCGGAGCGGTCGCCACAGCGCTGAGCGATACCGTCTCCAGCGAACTCGGTCAGTTATTTGGTCGCAATCCCTTCATGCCGGGTTCATTTCAATTGGCGACGCCCGGCACGCCTGGCGCGATCTCCATCGAAGGCACCCTGTGGGGAATGGGCGCGGCGGCGCTGTTCGCGGGGCTGGCCTGCATTACCCAAACCGTTTCGCTCAACGCGCTTCCGGCTGTCATGATGGGCGCGTGGATCGGCTTCTTTTCCGAGTCGTACATTACCGCAAAATGGAAAGAAGAAGGCATTGACGTTAGCAACGAATGGATGAATACGCTCAACACCATCATCGGCGGCAGCGTCGCCGTCGCCATTGTGTTTCTGACTCAAACATGA
- a CDS encoding NAD-dependent deacylase produces the protein MNQIEQAREALRNAHRVFVITGAGVSAESGVPTFRGVGGVWKNIDPYKVATPEAFAEDPAFVWQWYDDRRQNLLNLKPNPAHVALAQLESQVDDFFLLTQNVDDLHEQAGSKSIAHIHGSIWEVRCTREETVQTDRRAPLPELPPRCVTCGALLRPNVVWFGETINLDAVNQAESFLLTGDIDAVIVVGTEALFPYIIHWAQSARSERGPLIEINIGETILSPYADIRLDGEAGKILPNLV, from the coding sequence ATGAACCAAATCGAACAAGCGCGTGAAGCGCTTCGCAACGCCCATCGCGTTTTCGTCATCACCGGCGCGGGCGTGTCAGCAGAAAGCGGCGTCCCGACCTTTCGCGGCGTCGGCGGCGTCTGGAAAAACATCGACCCTTACAAGGTCGCAACGCCGGAGGCCTTCGCCGAAGACCCGGCCTTTGTTTGGCAATGGTATGACGACCGCCGCCAAAACCTACTCAACCTCAAGCCCAACCCCGCCCACGTTGCGCTCGCTCAATTGGAATCGCAAGTCGACGACTTCTTTCTTCTCACCCAAAATGTTGACGACCTTCACGAACAGGCGGGGTCAAAATCCATCGCCCACATCCACGGCTCAATCTGGGAGGTGCGCTGCACTCGCGAAGAGACCGTCCAGACAGACCGCCGGGCGCCGCTGCCGGAACTACCGCCCCGGTGCGTAACTTGCGGCGCACTGCTTCGCCCCAACGTCGTCTGGTTCGGCGAAACCATCAACCTGGATGCGGTCAATCAAGCGGAATCATTTCTGCTCACTGGAGACATCGACGCTGTGATTGTCGTTGGAACAGAAGCGCTGTTCCCCTATATCATCCATTGGGCGCAATCCGCCCGCAGCGAACGCGGCCCATTGATTGAAATTAATATCGGTGAAACCATCCTCTCCCCCTACGCGGACATTCGGCTCGATGGCGAGGCCGGAAAAATCCTTCCGAATCTTGTTTAA
- a CDS encoding carbon-nitrogen hydrolase family protein, translating to MKKKPASSTKKTDKSIQLSESTPKLIVRNATLKDVAGIFKLTMKVYSGDMSMTQDMIRGQINNFAEGQFVAVYEDIVVGYCATFRISGKIALKPHTWSEITGGGFASRHDPLGDYLYGMEVCVDQDYRGLRIGQRLYNERKKMCIYLHLNGIVFGGRIPGYLKKRKQFKTPEEYLEAVQAKEVRDLVLNFQLRNGFEILGVLRNYLSVDLESHGYAAHLIWRNPQIDHEAKTPKSSTVLKYTQKVRVACVQYQMRRVKSFEEFKSFVEYFVDVVADYKCDFVLFPEMFTLQLLSLAERQLTPLESIEAMTSYTNPFKEFMNDLAVKYNINIIGGSHPTMTEEEEVQNVSYVFLRDGSIHKQVKIHPTPNERYWWHIQGGSELSAIMTDCGPIGVLICYDSEFPELARHLVDQGANIIFVPFCTDERKSYLRVRYCAQARAVENQCYVAMAGNVGNLPGVENMDIQYAQSCILTPCDFPFARDGIAADATPNVEMVSIADLNLGDLFAARNSGTVLNLKDRRFDLYTINWRKVPTNRS from the coding sequence ATGAAAAAGAAACCTGCATCCAGCACAAAGAAGACCGACAAATCCATTCAACTGTCTGAAAGCACTCCAAAACTCATTGTCCGTAACGCAACCCTTAAAGACGTCGCTGGCATCTTTAAACTCACCATGAAAGTCTATTCCGGCGACATGTCGATGACGCAAGACATGATTCGCGGTCAGATCAATAATTTTGCCGAAGGCCAATTCGTCGCGGTCTATGAAGATATCGTTGTCGGCTATTGCGCAACATTTCGCATCAGCGGAAAAATTGCGCTTAAACCTCACACTTGGTCAGAAATCACCGGCGGCGGCTTCGCCTCTCGGCATGATCCACTCGGCGACTATCTATATGGAATGGAAGTCTGCGTTGACCAAGATTACCGAGGCTTGCGCATCGGGCAGCGGCTCTATAACGAACGAAAAAAAATGTGCATCTACCTGCACTTGAACGGCATCGTATTTGGAGGCCGCATCCCCGGTTATCTAAAAAAACGAAAACAATTCAAAACGCCCGAAGAATATCTGGAAGCGGTGCAAGCCAAAGAAGTCCGTGATCTGGTATTAAATTTTCAGCTCCGCAACGGGTTTGAGATTCTCGGCGTGTTGAGAAACTACTTGTCCGTCGATCTTGAATCGCACGGTTACGCCGCTCATCTCATCTGGCGCAACCCGCAAATCGACCACGAGGCCAAAACGCCCAAATCATCTACCGTGTTGAAATATACCCAAAAGGTGCGGGTCGCTTGTGTTCAATACCAGATGCGCCGGGTGAAGTCGTTTGAGGAGTTTAAAAGTTTCGTTGAATATTTTGTGGATGTCGTGGCGGATTATAAATGTGATTTTGTCTTGTTTCCTGAGATGTTTACTTTGCAGTTGTTGTCTCTGGCCGAGCGCCAACTGACGCCGCTTGAATCGATTGAAGCGATGACCAGTTACACCAATCCGTTTAAAGAGTTTATGAATGACCTGGCGGTGAAATACAACATCAACATCATCGGCGGGTCTCACCCCACTATGACCGAAGAAGAAGAAGTACAAAACGTGTCATACGTTTTCCTGCGCGACGGCTCGATCCATAAGCAAGTCAAAATTCACCCAACGCCGAACGAGCGCTATTGGTGGCACATTCAGGGCGGCTCCGAGCTCAGCGCAATCATGACTGACTGCGGGCCGATTGGCGTCTTGATCTGTTATGACAGCGAGTTTCCCGAATTGGCGCGCCACCTGGTTGACCAGGGCGCGAATATCATTTTCGTCCCGTTCTGTACGGATGAGCGCAAGAGTTATTTGCGCGTCCGTTACTGTGCACAGGCGCGCGCGGTCGAAAACCAATGCTACGTCGCGATGGCGGGCAACGTCGGCAACCTGCCCGGCGTTGAGAACATGGACATTCAATACGCGCAAAGTTGCATCCTGACGCCGTGCGACTTTCCCTTTGCGCGCGACGGTATCGCAGCCGACGCGACCCCAAACGTCGAGATGGTTTCCATCGCCGACCTCAACCTGGGCGACCTGTTCGCAGCGCGCAATTCGGGAACCGTGTTAAACCTCAAAGACCGCCGCTTTGATTTATATACAATTAACTGGCGAAAAGTCCCGACCAACCGATCTTGA
- a CDS encoding alkaline phosphatase family protein, whose amino-acid sequence MDGGKNPQYETPKAKAKPRKWTRRAFLFFLAAGVSYLIFRPQRPPLFQTNKRFIILGFDGVDPRLVERYWDDLPNLQKLAAQGSYSHLKTSTPPESPVAWSSFAVGANPGKHGVYDFLRRPSGSYIPTEESFVGRKLPRFIFDSLPIQMPKAINQRGGTAFWDVLGDNGVPTTLLEVPCTFPPPKLHYGHTLSGLGVPDVRGMQASFHHFVYQPDSGQEAFEETVFGGKVETLKKQSDEYHSVIWGPFDPVVNQKKNDKEKERLLTGLEWTEWKVHLYTLQSEHASEEGIALTRDFFGKRIIQSFSLFTYLQDAETRARIDSVRGFFEAGKPFVKEKDASASTARERTYELLKTWDELSKEIDSLSRPIKEPVTFKIAGEDTVEVTVQGKTQTAKLNEWSDWFSVSFDVTPIIAVHAICRFYPQQLGNQISIFMSSPDIDPRNPAVPISSPKRFSKDLVEWTGGLFKTRGWAAETHGLKDGHLSDEGFLEDLLDLMEKREQKTFESFRRNKSNVFVSVFSETDRVSHMYMRCIDPGHPLYNQEIADKYGDSIKKIWVRMDEIVGRMMKEIEDDPDATLLVMSDHGFQSWRYQVNLNTWLWKNGYMTLKGDSPLGGVMKLDDLLKKDDSSFFANVDWPKTKAYALGLGQVYINLKGREAVGAVDPKDYPDLCREIADQLVQLKDDRPGRDNASAVTEVKLRDEIWHGSYANDAHDCPDLQVGFNEGYRVSWQTCLGGISNVIIEDNLEKWSGDHCSFASVHVPGMFFSSKKISGDQPSIYDFAPTVLTHYGLPLPDEMEGRDLFA is encoded by the coding sequence ATGGACGGCGGCAAAAATCCGCAATATGAAACGCCCAAAGCGAAGGCCAAACCGCGCAAATGGACGCGGCGGGCGTTTTTATTTTTCCTGGCGGCTGGCGTGTCGTATTTGATCTTTAGACCACAGCGTCCGCCTTTGTTTCAAACCAACAAGCGATTCATCATTCTCGGGTTTGACGGCGTTGATCCGCGCCTGGTCGAACGCTATTGGGACGACCTGCCCAATCTGCAAAAACTCGCCGCGCAAGGGAGCTATTCACACCTTAAGACCAGTACGCCTCCCGAATCTCCCGTTGCGTGGTCGTCGTTCGCCGTCGGCGCCAATCCCGGCAAGCACGGCGTCTATGATTTTTTGCGGCGCCCATCGGGTTCCTATATTCCAACCGAAGAATCGTTCGTAGGCCGAAAGCTGCCGCGTTTTATTTTTGACTCGTTGCCGATCCAAATGCCGAAAGCGATTAACCAGCGCGGCGGCACAGCGTTCTGGGACGTCCTCGGCGATAACGGCGTCCCCACCACGCTTCTCGAAGTGCCCTGCACCTTCCCCCCGCCGAAATTACATTACGGGCACACGCTTTCAGGGCTCGGCGTGCCCGACGTACGCGGGATGCAGGCGTCCTTTCACCACTTTGTCTATCAGCCGGACAGCGGCCAAGAAGCGTTTGAAGAAACCGTGTTCGGCGGCAAAGTCGAAACGCTTAAAAAACAAAGCGACGAATATCACAGCGTGATTTGGGGCCCGTTTGACCCGGTCGTCAACCAAAAAAAGAATGACAAAGAAAAAGAGCGCCTTCTCACCGGCCTGGAATGGACGGAGTGGAAGGTACATCTTTATACGCTGCAAAGCGAACATGCCTCCGAGGAAGGCATCGCGCTCACCCGCGACTTTTTCGGCAAGCGCATTATCCAGTCGTTCTCTCTATTCACCTATTTGCAAGACGCCGAAACGCGGGCGCGCATTGATTCCGTACGCGGCTTCTTTGAAGCAGGTAAACCGTTCGTCAAAGAGAAAGACGCGTCCGCCTCGACCGCTCGCGAGCGAACCTATGAATTGCTGAAAACCTGGGATGAACTCTCGAAAGAGATCGACTCGCTGAGCCGCCCCATCAAAGAACCTGTCACATTTAAAATAGCGGGTGAGGATACGGTTGAAGTAACCGTCCAGGGCAAAACCCAAACAGCGAAACTCAACGAATGGAGCGATTGGTTCTCCGTGTCGTTTGACGTAACGCCCATCATCGCCGTTCACGCCATCTGCCGATTTTATCCGCAACAGTTGGGCAACCAAATCAGCATCTTCATGTCGTCTCCCGATATTGACCCGCGCAACCCCGCCGTGCCGATTTCATCGCCAAAGCGGTTCTCAAAAGATTTGGTGGAATGGACGGGCGGCCTATTTAAAACGCGCGGCTGGGCGGCGGAAACGCACGGCCTCAAAGATGGGCATCTATCAGACGAAGGGTTTCTCGAAGACCTGCTCGACCTGATGGAAAAACGCGAACAGAAAACCTTTGAATCGTTTCGCCGCAACAAGAGCAATGTATTCGTGTCCGTATTCTCAGAGACCGACCGCGTCAGCCACATGTACATGCGCTGCATTGATCCCGGGCATCCACTCTACAACCAGGAAATCGCGGATAAATACGGCGACAGCATCAAAAAAATCTGGGTGCGGATGGATGAAATCGTCGGACGCATGATGAAAGAAATTGAAGACGACCCTGACGCGACCCTGCTGGTCATGTCCGATCACGGCTTTCAATCCTGGCGCTACCAGGTCAACCTCAACACTTGGCTTTGGAAGAACGGCTACATGACATTGAAAGGCGACTCGCCTCTCGGCGGCGTGATGAAGTTAGACGACCTGCTCAAAAAAGATGACAGTTCATTCTTCGCCAATGTCGATTGGCCGAAAACAAAAGCCTATGCGTTAGGACTCGGCCAGGTCTACATCAACCTCAAAGGCCGTGAAGCAGTCGGCGCCGTTGATCCGAAAGATTACCCAGACTTGTGTCGCGAAATTGCAGACCAGTTGGTCCAACTCAAAGACGACCGCCCGGGCCGTGACAACGCCAGCGCCGTCACCGAAGTCAAATTGCGTGATGAAATCTGGCATGGAAGTTACGCCAATGACGCCCACGATTGCCCCGATCTGCAAGTCGGTTTCAACGAAGGCTATCGCGTTTCATGGCAGACCTGCCTCGGCGGTATATCCAATGTCATTATTGAAGACAACCTCGAAAAATGGAGCGGCGACCATTGCAGTTTCGCCTCCGTGCATGTGCCCGGCATGTTCTTCAGCAGCAAAAAAATCAGCGGCGATCAGCCTTCGATTTATGATTTCGCCCCCACCGTGCTAACCCATTACGGCTTGCCCCTCCCCGATGAAATGGAAGGCCGCGACCTGTTCGCGTAA